In Verrucomicrobiota bacterium, the sequence CCGAACAATCTTGCCGGGTTGCACAACGTTCTCGAAGCGGCGCGTCTTGGCGGAGTGAAACGCGTGTTGCTGGCGAGCACGGGACAGGTTGTCTGGTGGCAGTTGCTGGAAGGCCCCTGGCCCATTGGACCCGATGCGCCCTACACGCCGCGCGATTGGTACGCCGTGACCAAGATCGCCGCCGAAGCCGCGGGGCGGGTTTACGCCCGCAATTGCAGCATGACGGTGCTGGCGCTGAGGCTGGGCTGGTTTCCGCGCAACCGCGAGCACGCCGCCGAAGTCGGGCGCACCGTGCGCGGACCCAATATTTATCTCAGTCCGGGCGATGCCGGACGATTCTTTGCGCGCGCGATGGAAGCGACGTTGACGCCTGGCTTCGAAGTACTGTACGTCGCGAGCCGGCCCACGAACCGAATCGTTTTCGACCTGGAACCGGCGATGCGTGTCGTGGGATGGGAACCGCAAGACCAGTGGCCCACGGGCGTGGAACATTGGCTCTAGCCTTCGTGCTTTGTGATTGTCCGTCGAATGGGTTTTCGTCCTCGGAGGGAAGCGCAAAAACGTAAAACGTAATGCGTAATGCGTGATGCGCGACAGGCAACTGACTCCTGATCACTGATGACTCCGATTGCCACTCCATTTCGCTCAACAGTGATCGAAGGGAAGGCTGA encodes:
- a CDS encoding NAD(P)-dependent oxidoreductase, with protein sequence MLCPLVGCPRSGLNRDMQLNRTASILVTGSSGSIGRAAVSGLRAAGWPVRGFDRLPTPGTADFVVGDLTDAAALRKAADGAAAIIHLAAVPDDDDFLSRLLPNNLAGLHNVLEAARLGGVKRVLLASTGQVVWWQLLEGPWPIGPDAPYTPRDWYAVTKIAAEAAGRVYARNCSMTVLALRLGWFPRNREHAAEVGRTVRGPNIYLSPGDAGRFFARAMEATLTPGFEVLYVASRPTNRIVFDLEPAMRVVGWEPQDQWPTGVEHWL